The following are encoded together in the Bacteroidales bacterium MB20-C3-3 genome:
- a CDS encoding O-acetylhomoserine aminocarboxypropyltransferase/cysteine synthase family protein: MNSQHFDTLQVHAGRIKSGSNGPCATPIFQTSSFLFDNSDHAAQLFELKAPGHIYTRLSNPTTDVLEQRVAALEGGTAAVAVSSGQASQFLAIQNIAGSGDNIVSSSSLYGGSYNQFRISFAKLGIDFRFAQKGNIQNFERLIDSRTKAIFIETIGNSDFYIPDFEKFGELAAKHGVPLIVDNTFGGAGYLFKPREWGANIITHAATKWIGGHGTSIGGIVVDCGNFDWSNGKFPGFTEPSESYHGLSFWESFGPGSDAGNIAFAVKARAEGLRDWGCSLSPFNAFLILQGSETLSLRLERVLSNSQRLAEWLELHPKVERVNYPGLKGNPNYQNGKRYLRGGFGGVLSFDIKGTRESASEFVNSLELLSHLVNVGDNKTLITHFASTTHAQLSKEALASAGIGENTLRISLGIEHIDDIRKDIEQAFRRAGL; this comes from the coding sequence ATGAATTCACAACATTTTGACACCCTGCAGGTGCATGCAGGTCGTATTAAATCCGGTTCAAACGGACCCTGTGCAACCCCCATATTTCAAACATCCTCATTTCTTTTTGATAACTCAGACCACGCCGCACAGCTATTTGAGCTAAAGGCTCCCGGTCATATTTACACCAGGCTTTCAAATCCAACAACAGATGTTCTGGAACAAAGAGTAGCCGCTCTTGAAGGGGGAACTGCAGCAGTTGCAGTATCATCGGGTCAGGCTTCACAGTTTCTTGCAATACAGAATATTGCAGGAAGCGGAGATAACATAGTAAGCTCCTCTTCTCTTTACGGCGGTTCATATAATCAGTTCAGAATAAGTTTTGCAAAACTCGGAATAGATTTCCGTTTTGCGCAAAAGGGGAATATTCAGAACTTTGAAAGATTGATAGACTCCCGTACTAAAGCAATATTCATAGAGACAATAGGAAATTCAGATTTTTATATTCCGGACTTTGAAAAGTTTGGCGAGCTTGCAGCAAAGCATGGTGTTCCGCTTATTGTAGACAATACATTTGGAGGAGCCGGATATCTCTTCAAACCCCGTGAATGGGGAGCAAATATAATTACCCATGCAGCCACTAAATGGATTGGAGGTCACGGCACCTCAATCGGGGGGATAGTTGTGGATTGCGGAAACTTTGACTGGAGCAACGGTAAGTTTCCGGGATTTACAGAGCCCTCTGAGTCATATCATGGGCTTAGCTTCTGGGAGAGCTTTGGTCCCGGAAGTGATGCAGGGAATATAGCATTCGCTGTTAAAGCCAGGGCCGAAGGATTGCGTGACTGGGGCTGTTCACTCTCTCCATTCAACGCATTTCTTATACTACAGGGGAGTGAAACACTATCTTTGAGATTAGAGAGGGTACTCTCCAATTCTCAGCGTCTGGCTGAGTGGCTTGAGCTGCACCCAAAAGTAGAGAGGGTTAATTATCCGGGCCTTAAAGGCAATCCAAATTACCAAAATGGGAAAAGGTATCTTCGGGGGGGATTTGGAGGCGTTCTCTCATTTGATATTAAAGGTACAAGAGAGAGTGCCTCAGAGTTTGTGAATTCACTTGAACTGCTTAGCCACCTGGTTAATGTTGGAGACAACAAGACTCTTATCACTCACTTTGCCTCAACTACTCACGCTCAGTTGAGTAAAGAGGCCCTTGCTTCAGCAGGGATAGGTGAAAATACCCTGAGGATATCGCTTGGAATAGAGCATATTGATGATATCAGGAAAGATATCGAACAGGCATTCAGGAGGGCTGGTTTATGA